Proteins from one Drosophila gunungcola strain Sukarami chromosome 2R unlocalized genomic scaffold, Dgunungcola_SK_2 000012F, whole genome shotgun sequence genomic window:
- the LOC128255683 gene encoding golgin subfamily A member 6-like protein 26, with protein sequence MRSLSLLLLSASCALILSLAYAHPPEGVWKKKLTWKEDWVQVWKTVKKEAWETKWKKVSVPIWKEVKVPVWKEEQVPDWKIVKKPKIEEREVPAWKEVKVAEWKKITKPIWVPTKVAVWKEIQVPIWKEVQVPFWKEIQVPIWKEVQVADWKQMFEPQWVKMGIPGEKFLGKDHEGWEYTSHDLWRKKLVWKPVWKKVWRTEKKQEWKTEKKQEWRTEKKQEWKTEKVQEWKQDKKLEWKDEWIQVWKPVKKQIWIKEKRETWIEEKVQIWRTEKRQVWATEKRQAWKDEWQSVNVPVWKEVKVQEWKKVWKPVWEKVWVPVSHGHGHGWD encoded by the exons ATGAGATCCCTAAGTTTGTTG CTACTCAGCGCCAGCTGCGCGCTAATCCTAAGTCTAGCCTACGCCCATCCCCCCGAGGGTGTGTGGAAGAAGAAGCTCACCTGGAAGGAGGATTGGGTTCAGGTGTGGAAGACCGTCAAAAAAGAGGCGTGGGAAACCAAGTGGAAGAAGGTTTCCGTGCCAATATGGAAGGAAGTCAAG GTTCCAGTCTGGAAAGAAGAACAAGTTCCCGACTGGAAGATCGTGAAGAAGCCGAAAATCGAGGAGAGGGAGGTCCCCGCCTGGAAGGAGGTCAAGGTGGCCGAATGGAAGAAGATAACGAAACCCATTTGGGTGCCCACCAAGGTGGCCGTGTGGAAGGAGATCCAGGTGCCCATCTGGAAGGAGGTGCAGGTCCCGTTCTGGAAGGAAATCCAAGTGCCCATCTGGAAGGAAGTACAGGTTGCAGACTGGAAGCAAATGTTTGAGCCCCAATGG GTGAAAATGGGCATTCCCGGCGAAAAGTTCTTGGGCAAGGACCACGAGGGCTGGGAGTACACCAGCCACGATCTCTGGCGCAAGAAGCTGGTCTGGAAGCCCGTGTGGAAGAAGGTCTGGCGCACCGAGAAGAAGCAGGAGTGGAAGACCGAGAAGAAGCAGGAGTGGCGCACCGAGAAGAAGCAGGAGTGGAAGACCGAGAAGGTCCAGGAGTGGAAGCAGGACAAGAAGCTGGAGTGGAAGGACGAGTGGATCCAG GTGTGGAAGCCCGTGAAGAAGCAGATCTGGATCAAGGAGAAACGCGAGACCTGGATCGAGGAGAAGGTGCAGATCTGGCGCACCGAGAAGCGCCAGGTGTGGGCCACCGAAAAGCGGCAGGCGTGGAAGGACGAGTGGCAGTCCGTGAACGTGCCCGTGTGGAAGGAGGTCAAGGTGCAGGAGTGGAAGAAGGTGTGGAAGCCCGTCTGGGAGAAGGTGTGGGTGCCGGTGAGCCATGGCCACGGCCACGGATGGGACTAG